The DNA region ACCAGGCGTAGTCGCGGGCCCGGAAGACTCCGCGCAGCAGGCCGCTCACGGCCTGCCTGGCGGCGGTGCGGTCGGCGCGCCGGTCGTAGGCGGGGGTGTCCAGTGCGGGGAAGTCTCCTGCCAGTCCGGTGCGGAAGCGGTGCCAGAACTTGTCCTCGAACGTGGCGAGGGAGAGGCGGCGCCCGTCGGCGGTGGTGAAGGTGTCGTTGTCGCCCTGGACCAGGCCCGCGTCGAGGGGGTCGGGGATGTCGCGCAGCGGCAACGCGAAGAGGGAGCACCAGGCGGTGATGGATTCGCTGAGGGACACGTCGATGTGCTGGCCTTCGGCCCCGGTGCCGAGGGCGGCGGTCAGGGCGAGGGCCGCGTGCATGGCTCCGGCCATGTCGCCGATCCGGACGCCGGGGCGGGTGATCTCGCCGTCGAGTCGTCCGGGGACGGTGAAGAAGCCGGACAGGCCGAGGAAGTTGAGCTCGTGGCCGGGTTTCTGTGCGTAGGGTCCGCTCTGCCCGTAGCCGCTGAGCGAGCACAGCACCAGGCGCGGATTGGCCTCGTGGAGAGCGGCGTAGCCCAAACCCATCCCGTCGAGGACGCCGGGGCGGAAGCTCTCCACCACGGCGTCGGCGGTACGCACCAGGTCCAGGAAGGTGTTCCGGCCGTCCTCGCCGCGCAGGTCGAGGACGACCGATCGCTTGTTGCGGTTGAGCGCGTCGAACAGGTCGGGGGCGATCCGCAGGGGGTCGCCGGAGTGGGGGGATTCGACCTTGATGACGTCGGCGCCGAGGTCGGCGAGCAGGGACGTGGCGTAGGGGCCGGGCAGGAGCCGGGAGAGGTCGAGGATGCGCTTGCCCGTCAGCGACGACCAGGCGGGGGCTGCGGATGGAGTGGGTGTTGTCACCGGGTTCACCTGTCTTGCGGCGTGAGGGGCGGGTCTTGCGGTGTGAGGGCGGGCAGACGGGGTCAGGCCATGAAGGCGAGGCCGTGCGCGATGCCGTTGCGCTGGATCTCGGAGGTGCCGGTCAGGATGCGGAACATGCGGATCTTGCGGAACAGGAACTCGATCTCGTTGCCCTGGGTGAGACCTTC from Streptomyces sp. NBC_01591 includes:
- a CDS encoding CaiB/BaiF CoA transferase family protein; amino-acid sequence: MTTPTPSAAPAWSSLTGKRILDLSRLLPGPYATSLLADLGADVIKVESPHSGDPLRIAPDLFDALNRNKRSVVLDLRGEDGRNTFLDLVRTADAVVESFRPGVLDGMGLGYAALHEANPRLVLCSLSGYGQSGPYAQKPGHELNFLGLSGFFTVPGRLDGEITRPGVRIGDMAGAMHAALALTAALGTGAEGQHIDVSLSESITAWCSLFALPLRDIPDPLDAGLVQGDNDTFTTADGRRLSLATFEDKFWHRFRTGLAGDFPALDTPAYDRRADRTAARQAVSGLLRGVFRARDYAWWQERLNDLDAPWAPVLTTPGELLADPHAVARQLFSTPADPATCPQARFPVTFGAGLDTFRNPAPALGRHTREILDRLPTRRPSDPL